The genomic region TGCACGCCATCCGAGGTTCCTGTGAAACTGTTTAACTGGCTGCAGCCGGCGCTAAGTGCGAATGCACCGTCGGCAAAGGGCAGCGACAGCCCTATCAGCGCCAGCGCATAAAACCCTTTTTTCGCGACAGATTTGCACGCGGAGTGGTGCGAACGATCAGATCGTCCCTGTTTGCAGGTGTTGCTGATCTTATTCATTATTTGCCATGCCCATATCCTTTTTGCTCGGTGCCGATAGATCGGCCCGTTTGCAAGAGCTTTAGGGCGCGCGCATGGGAAGGGCTATTCTTAAAGGCGGGGTGATGTCGTTTTCTGACATTAAGTGGACAGGTTTTGCGCAAAGTGGATACGGGCCCGGTTTTCGGGCCGCATTATCGTTATGCGGGCAGGGCCGCGATCACATCCGAACTTCTGATCAGGCTGCAATACTCTGAAGCAAGAACAGCGGCATAAAGATCAAAAACATCCTGTGCCGGGAAGGTTTTGCCATTGGCATCGGTCACATCGATTGCGGTGGTGGCGTCCAGCACGAGCCAGTTTTCAAAGCCAAGGCAATGGGCCATGCGGATGGTGATATCCATCGAGTTGTGGATGACCACACCGGTGAAGATCAGGCGTTTGATGCCATGGTCATGCAGGTGTTTTTCAAGCGAAGTTCCGACAAAGGCGCAGTTTTGCTGTTTGGCGATAATCGTTTCGCCATCAATTGGCAGGGCTTCGTCCTTAAACGGTTGTCCGGGGCCGTTGACATAGAAGCTTGAGGCCGGGTTGGCTTCTTCGTGGCGGACATGAATGACGGGCAGTTTCCTTGCGCGAAATTTTTCCAGCAGCTTTGCGATCACACCGGCATAGCCGGGATTGTTTTTGGAATTCCAGTGCGGGTTATCAATTGCCTTTTGCACATCGAGAACGATGAGGGCGGTGTCATTTCCAAGCGGGGGTACGGCCATAACGCATTCCTTTTTCAATATCCCAAAACAAAACCGGCCGGGAGATGAACCCCGGCCGGTTTGCTGATCAGATCAGTTGTTCGGTAAGGCCGGAGACCTTACGAGCAACCGGTGGTCGCGCCGCAAGAGTCGCATTTAAGGCAGGTGCCGTTACGCACCAGGGTAAAGTTGCCGCAATCCGGGCAACCATCGCCTTCATAGCCTTTCATTCGTGCTTCGCGGATCTGGTCCATCTTGGCATCGGTTTTGGCGACGACTTCTTCGTTGGCGGTCAGGATCGCATTGTTTTGCGGTGCTGATGGTGCAGCGGTGGTTGCACTTGCGGTGGTTTCGTGGCTGTGGCCATGACCGTCGGTGCCGGTGGATTTTACTTCCACGACGCGTTCTTCGGTCTGTGCACCACCATCGACAACATAGAGGTTGCGACGTACGAAGCCGCTTGATGCCACCTTGCGGATGGTTTCAATCGCCTGATCGCCGGTTTTCTTGGCTTCCTCGCCAAGGTCACCTTCGCTGACACCTTCGCCAACCGCATCCGGAAGGATGTCGGACGGCTGAACGTGGGCGAGGTCGTTACGACCAAGATAGGAGATTGCCAGTTCACGGAACATGTAATCAAGGATGGAGGTTGCCATCTTGATCGCATCATTACCCGAGACCATGCCGGATGGCTCGAAGCGGGTGAAGGTGAAGGCTTCGACATACTCTTCGAGCGGAACGCCATATTGCAGGCCGATGGACACCGCGATTGCGAAGTTGTTCATCAGCGAGCGGAATGCAGCGCCTTCCTTGTGCATGTCGATGAAGATTTCACCAAGCTTGCCGTCTTCGTATTCACCGGTGCGCAGGTAAACCTTATGCCCACCAACGGTCGCTTTCTGGGTGTAGCCTTTACGGCGACCCGGAAGGGAACGACGGTCGCCACGAATGACGCGTTCGATGATTTTTTCAACGATCTGTTCAGACGCCTGGGCTGCCTTGGCAGCGGTCGGCTGATCTGCGTAATCGTCTTCTTCGACCAGTGCAGAGTTGAGCGGCTGGCTGAGTTTCGAACCATCACGGTACAGCGCGTTGGCTTTGAGGCCGAGACGCCAGGACAGCATGTAAGCGTCTTTGCAATCCTGGATGTTTGCGCTGCTTGGCATGTTAATGGTTTTGGAAATCGCACCCGAGATGAACGGCTGAGCCGCGGCCATCATGCGGATGTGGCTTTCAGCCGACAGGTAACGCTTGCCGATACGACCGCACGGGTTTGCACAATCAAAGACAGCAAGGTCTTCGTCGCGCAGATGCGGGGCACCTTCAAGGGTCATCGCACCACAGACATAGGTGTTGGCTGCTTCGATCTGTTTTTTATCGAACCCGAGGGCAGCCAGCATGTCAAAGTCCATGCTGTTGATTGCCTTGGCATCCAGACCAAGCTGGTTGACGCAGAAATCATCGCCAAAGGTGTATTTGTTGAAGACGAATTTGACGTCAAATGCGTTTTTCAGCGCACCTTCAACCTTGGCAATGGCATCGTCGTCAAAGCCCTTGGCTTTGAGTTCTTCGTGGGTAACGGCCGGCGAGCCAACCAGGGTGCCGTGACCAACCGCGTATTTTTCAATGTCGCGGATCTGGTTTTCGGTATAGCCGAGTGTTGCCAGTGCCACCGGAACGGTGCGGTTGATGATTTTGAAGTAACCGCCACCGGCAAGCTTTTTGAACTTCACGAGTGCGAAGTCAGGCTCAATACCAGTGGTGTCGCAATCCATGACCAGGCCAATCGTGCCGGTCGGCGCGATAACGGTGGTCTGGGCGTTACGATAGCCATGCTTTTCGCCAAGCTCGACCGCCTTGTCCCAAGCTGCACGGGCGGCAACCGGAAGATCGGCATAGGGGCTGTCAGCCGCAACCAGCGGAACCGGATTGATCGACAGGCCTTCGTAGCCTTCCTGTTCGCCATAAGCGGCACGGCGATGGTTGCGCATCACACGCAGCATTTCAGCCGCGTTGTCGGCATAACCCGGGAATGCACCCTGTTCGCTGGCCATTTCGGCAGAGGTCGCATAGGACACGCCACACATGATCGCGGTCAGGGACGCGCCAATCGCACGGCCTTCGTCGCTGTCATACGGGATGCCCATGCTCATGAGCAGGCCGCCAATGTTGGCATAGCCAAGGCCAAGGGTACGGTAACGATAGGAGAGTTCTGCGATACGGTCAGACGGGAACTGTGCCATCAGAACCG from Thalassospira indica harbors:
- a CDS encoding isochorismatase family protein, whose amino-acid sequence is MAVPPLGNDTALIVLDVQKAIDNPHWNSKNNPGYAGVIAKLLEKFRARKLPVIHVRHEEANPASSFYVNGPGQPFKDEALPIDGETIIAKQQNCAFVGTSLEKHLHDHGIKRLIFTGVVIHNSMDITIRMAHCLGFENWLVLDATTAIDVTDANGKTFPAQDVFDLYAAVLASEYCSLIRSSDVIAALPA
- a CDS encoding vitamin B12-dependent ribonucleotide reductase, encoding MRITRKFTQEGVSPYADIEFRKLSSVIKNPDGSVVFEMNDIDMPASWSQVASDVLAQKYFRKAGVPVALKPVKEKDVPSWLWRKTADTAKLDKMPAEKRYISETSSTQVFDRLAGTWTYWGWKGGYFDAESDAQAFFDEMRYQLSHQMGAPNSPQWFNTGLHWAYGIDGPAQGHSYVDFKTGELTKSASAYEHPQPHACFIQSVADDLVNEGGIMDLWTREARLFKFGSGTGSNFSNVRGEGETLSGGGRSSGLMSFLKIGDRAAGAIKSGGTTRRAAKMVVVDIDHPDIEEYVNWKVVEEQKVAALVAGSKLAEKHLTQVLAACTNWDGAADSEDRFLPRANPQLKEAVLAARAVMIPDSYINKIIEFARQGFTEISFKTYDTDWDSEAYLTVSGQNSNNSVRVSNDFLQAVLDNGDWELIRRTDGKIAKKISARELWEKVGEAAWACADPGIQYDTTINEWHTCPNSGRINASNPCSEYMFLDDTACNLASLNLMNFRSDDGGVDIEAYEHAVRLWTVVLEISVLMAQFPSDRIAELSYRYRTLGLGYANIGGLLMSMGIPYDSDEGRAIGASLTAIMCGVSYATSAEMASEQGAFPGYADNAAEMLRVMRNHRRAAYGEQEGYEGLSINPVPLVAADSPYADLPVAARAAWDKAVELGEKHGYRNAQTTVIAPTGTIGLVMDCDTTGIEPDFALVKFKKLAGGGYFKIINRTVPVALATLGYTENQIRDIEKYAVGHGTLVGSPAVTHEELKAKGFDDDAIAKVEGALKNAFDVKFVFNKYTFGDDFCVNQLGLDAKAINSMDFDMLAALGFDKKQIEAANTYVCGAMTLEGAPHLRDEDLAVFDCANPCGRIGKRYLSAESHIRMMAAAQPFISGAISKTINMPSSANIQDCKDAYMLSWRLGLKANALYRDGSKLSQPLNSALVEEDDYADQPTAAKAAQASEQIVEKIIERVIRGDRRSLPGRRKGYTQKATVGGHKVYLRTGEYEDGKLGEIFIDMHKEGAAFRSLMNNFAIAVSIGLQYGVPLEEYVEAFTFTRFEPSGMVSGNDAIKMATSILDYMFRELAISYLGRNDLAHVQPSDILPDAVGEGVSEGDLGEEAKKTGDQAIETIRKVASSGFVRRNLYVVDGGAQTEERVVEVKSTGTDGHGHSHETTASATTAAPSAPQNNAILTANEEVVAKTDAKMDQIREARMKGYEGDGCPDCGNFTLVRNGTCLKCDSCGATTGCS